In Primulina eburnea isolate SZY01 chromosome 5, ASM2296580v1, whole genome shotgun sequence, a single window of DNA contains:
- the LOC140832446 gene encoding E3 ubiquitin-protein ligase PRT6-like isoform X2 translates to MFRMEVDASVESIPPSNYDLILQRLSLLGVPDENLNHGQHGLVAYAKDNGFRVPQLVSAILPSDELEEGEDVFRESLSWLQWLMFEGEPDVALEHLAKMSENERGVCGAVWGNNDIAFRCRTCEHDPTCAICVPCFENGNHKDHDYSVIYTGGGCCDCGDVTAWKREGFCSKHRGAEQIQPLPENVAKSLGPVMDLLLGYWKNKLQCGKRINEESPRASDHAAELQKIADELTTVAVEMLLNFCKHSESLLSFISGRVYSSVGLLDALLRAESFMHDSVVGKLHELLLKLLGEPVFKYEFAKVFVRYYPMIVDEAIKESTDTVFKKYPLLSTFSVQILTVPTLTPRLVEEMNLMDMLLQCLENIFVACARDDGRLQVAKWAPLYETSLRVVEDIRFVMSHAVVPKYLCNSRRDLVKMWMRLLASVQGMNAQKREMGNHIEEENENVHLPFVLCHSISNILSLLVTGAFSVSSNLDTREEASFGAYELEREDQDSPRLAKVGRLSQESYVSSVTGKCSSDYGSKAVDRFPLPSSALWLLHECLRSMENWLGLDNTVGTLSAASLKTNNCSGSECGASTGQEAGFDDHMLDGESTSELERLRVLSLSDWPDITFDVSSQEISINIPIHRLLSMVLRTALKICYGESISSSFLNAGSADQSVARSSDFLGQILEGCHPYGFSAFVMEHPLRIRVFCAEVHAGMWRRNGDAPILFSEWYRSVRWSEQGQELDLFLLQCCAALSPADFFIKRILGRFGLADYLSLKLEQSSEYEPILVTEMLALLIQIVKERRFCGLTTAECLQKELVYKLSIGDATRSQLVKSLPRDLSKTDKIQEVLDTVAEYSHPSGMTQGMYRLLTPYWKELDLYHPRWNSRDLQAAEERYSRFCNVSALTNQLPRWTKIYYPLRNLAKIATCRTLAEIVRAVLFYSVHTEKFMTSRAPDGVLLTGLHLLALALDVCRVHKESGDPLCCEGDVIPFLAFVSEEISTSDYGDQSMLSLLVSLMRMREKENAENFTEAGKFSLSSLVSSLLDKFAELEPGCMTKLQKLAPESANHFRNSVLNSSFKETESTSESSKLKAKSRERQAAILERMRDQQSKFLESFNSNADDEMDDVKSEGEVCDSETSNQIQDSVRVSCSLCHDPKSRSPVSFLVLLQKSRLLSFVDKGPPSWEQVLQSGKGHVSSSPATYNGILPVNVSDGSDMISSSQLIDVVQSALNDLASLGRPAEVDSFLQFVKARFPSLKNVQLPCMSTDKVEGTASSLEAFEERMYLLIKRSPSGLNNSDSPNKDGTFLATESDTERSCGAESLLLGKYIAALSKEPTDCPSASQNAHSRSDQMQSEANKWHLEHDKFGPAGSDGIYVSSCGHAVHQGCLDRYLSSLRERYIRRIVFEGGHIVDPDQGEFLCPVCRGLSNAVLPVLPGDLRKIPQPSVVSTRNFMDVGFPPTSSDMVGSLRLQNALSLVQTAANVAGSNESLTAFPARNVSIISNLEPILRLLCGVYYPGQDKILETGRVSNSLILWDTLRYSLISTEIAARSRKSSLSSDYSLGTLYRELNSSSGFILSLLMHATQSIRTSNSLTVLLRLRGIQLCAKSLCCGASPNEYSSHFCQRGGSMLYILDNAEAEVQYPDTQLWRRLSEPVLACDAFSSLMWTLFCLPWPILSCKESFMSLVHAFYTVSVTQAILTYYRKKQGIICGLGCHDCLITDIYKAVGEYGEVVQCFDSYYVDATYDIYDSIRSLTFPYLRRCVLLWKLINCSNSIPFNNGIHTWGGSQYTEGADNPAEELPEVEKLEKMFGIPPFGVVIADKELRVTASRWMRHFSEALRFHKSQCLVRCTPSVPFKLMLLPHLYQDLLQRYIKKRCPDCGALKEEPALCLLCGKLCSPSWKTCCRGTGCQTHASACGAGIGVFLLIRRTTILLQRSARQAPWPSPYLDAFGEEDVEMHRGKPLFLNEERYAALTHMVASHGLDRSSKVLRKTTTGSFFVF, encoded by the exons ATGTTTCGGATGGAGGTTGACGCTTCGGTGGAATCAATCCCTCCATCCAATTATGATCTCATCCTTCAG AGGCTCTCACTGCTGGGAGTCCCAGATGAGAATTTGAATCATGGACAGCATGGTTTAGTGGCTTATGCGAAGGATAATGGATTTCGTGTACCACAGTTGGTGTCTGCAATTTTGCCAAGTGATGAGTTGGAGGAGGGTGAAGATGTTTTCCGCGAGAGCTTGAGTTGGTTGCAGTGGTTGATGTTTGAAGGTGAGCCTGATGTGGCCTTAGAACACCTGGCTAAAATGAGTGAAAATGAACGAGGCGTTTGTGGGGCTGTTTGGGGGAACAATGATATTGCATTCCGCTGTCGGACGTGTGAGCATGATCCTACATGTGCGATTTGTGTTCCTTGTTTTGAAAATGGAAACCATAAGGATCACGATTACTCTGTAATATATACAGGTGGAGGGTGCTGTGATTGTGGAGATGTTACTGCATGGAAACGGGAAGGGTTTTGCTCGAAGCACAGAGGTGCTGAGCAGATACAACCCCTTCCTGAGAACGTTGCGAAGTCTTTGGGACCTGTTATGGACTTATTGCTCGGTTATTGGAAAAACAAACTACAATGTGGGAAAAGGATCAATGAGGAGAGTCCTAGAGCCTCTGACCATGCTGCTGAGCTTCAGAAGATTGCAGATGAGTTGACCACTGTCGCGGTGGAGATGCTATTGAATTTTTGCAAACACAGTGAAAGTTTGCTCAGTTTTATTTCTGGGAGAGTGTACTCTTCGGTTGGTCTTTTGGATGCTCTATTGAGGGCTGAGAGTTTCATGCATGATAGTGTTGTTGGAAAGCtccatgagttacttttgaaattgcTGGGTGAACCCGTATTTAAATATGAATTTGCAAAAGTATTTGTAAGATATTATCCAATGATTGTAGATGAGGCCATAAAAGAGTCCACTGACACCGTATTCAAAAAATATCCACTGCTGTCAACATTTTCTGTCCAAATCCTGACTGTGCCGACTCTGACACCGCGTCTAGTGGAGGAAATGAATCTGATGGACATGCTGTTGCAATGCttagaaaatatatttgttGCTTGTGCCAGAGATGATGGAAGGCTTCAG GTTGCTAAATGGGCACCCTTGTATGAAACTTCTCTTCGTGTCGTTGAAGATATTAGGTTTGTGATGAGCCATGCAGTTGTACCCAAGTATTTATGCAACAGCCGGCGAGATTTAGTTAAGATGTGGATGAGATTACTGGCTTCCGTGCAAGGGATGAATGCTCAGAAGCGAGAAATGGGCAATCACAtagaagaagaaaatgagaatGTTCATTTGCCTTTTGTATTATGTCACTCTATATCCAACATTCTCTCCCTTTTAGTGACTGGGGCATTTTCAGTGAGTAGCAACTTGGATACCAGGGAAGAAGCTTCCTTCGGTGCATATGAACTAGAGCGTGAAGACCAAGACAGCCCAAGACTTGCAAAGGTGGGAAGGCTATCGCAGGAAAGCTATGTTAGTAGTGTTACGGGGAAATGCTCGTCAGATTATGGGTCCAAGGCTGTGGACCGTTTCCCTTTACCATCATCTGCTTTGTGGTTATTGCATGAGTGCTTGAGATCTATGGAAAATTGGTTGGGATTGGATAATACAGTTGGGACCCTCAGTGCCGCGTCCCTGAAAACAAATAATTGCTCCG GGTCGGAATGTGGTGCTTCCACGGGACAAGAAGCTGGATTTGATGACCATATGCTAGATGGAGAAAGCACCAGTGAACTAGAAAGGCTACGAGTCCTGAGTTTATCAGACTGGCCTGATATCACATTTGATGTTAGTTCACAagaaatctcaatcaatattcCAATTCATCGGCTGCTTTCAATGGTTCTACGAACTGCTCTCAAAATATGTTATGGTGAATCTATCTCATCATCTTTTCTCAATGCTGGCTCTGCTGACCAATCTGTTGCCAGATCCAGTGACTTCCTCGGCCAGATTTTAGAAGGCTGCCACCCTTATGGGTTTTCTGCTTTTGTGATGGAGCATCCTTTGAGAATAAGGGTTTTCTGTGCTGAGGTACATGCTGGGATGTGGCGCAGGAATGGTGATGCACCTATATTATTTAGCGAGTGGTATCGCTCAGTTCGATG GTCTGAACAGGGTCAGGAACTTGATCTCTTCTTGCTCCAGTGCTGCGCTGCATTATCTCCAGCTGATTTTTTCATCAAGAGAATTCTTGGACGTTTTGGGCTGGCAGACTACCTATCTCTGAAACTCGAGCAATCAAGCGA GTACGAACCAATTCTAGTTACTGAGATGCTTGCTCTTCTAATACAAATAGTGAAAGAGAGAAGATTTTGTGGGTTAACAACTGCTGAATGCTTGCAAAAAGAGTTGGTATATAAGCTTTCAATTGGAGATGCCACTCGGAGTCAGCTTGTCAAATCTCTTCCTCGAGATCTTTCCAAAACTGATAAAATTCAGGAAGTGTTGGACACAGTTGCTGAATATTCACATCCTTCTGGCATGACTCAG GGGATGTATAGACTTCTTACCCCGTACTGGAAGGAGCTGGATTTATACCATCCTCGGTGGAATTCTAGGGATCTACAGGCTGCGGAGGAAAGATACTCGCGCTTCTGTAATGTTTCTGCATTGACAAATCAACTTCCTAGATGGACAAAGATTTATTATCCTCTCAGGAATTTAGCTAAAATCGCCACCTGCAGAACACTTGCTGAAATTGTTCGTGCTGTTCTGTTTTATTCTGTTCACACTGAAAAGTTCATGACATCACGTGCTCCAGATGGAGTTCTTTTAACTGGGTTACATTTGTTGGCATTGGCCCTAGATGTATGTCGGGTTCACAAGGAATCTGGTGATCCATTATGTTGCGAGGGTGATGTTATCCCATTTTTGGCATTTGTCAGTGAAGAAATATCCACAAGCGACTATGGTGATCAGAGTATGTTGTCACTCCTTGTATCGTTGATGAGAATGCGTGAGAAAGAAAATGCAGAGAACTTTACGGAAGCCGGAAAATTTAGTCTCTCATCTTTGGTATCAAGTCTACTCGATAAGTTTGCCGAGCTTGAACCTGGATGCATGACCAAATTGCAAAAACTTGCGCCTGAAAGTGCCAATCATTTTCGAAATTCTGTGTTAAATAGTAGTTTCAAAGAGACAGAGTCTACTTCTGAAAGCTCAAAGCTCAAAGCAAAGTCTCGAGAAAGACAAGCTGCTATTTTG GAAAGAATGAGAGATCAACAGTCCAAGTTTTTGGAGAGCTTTAATTCCAATGCAGATGACGAGATGGATGATGTCAAATCTGAGGGAGAAGTGTGTGATTCTGAAACTAGTAATCAAATACAAGATTCTGTTCGAGTCAGTTGCTCTCTCTGCCATGATCCCAAATCGAGAAGTCCCGTATCATTCTTAGTTCTTCTTCAG AAATCCCGGCTCCTGAGTTTTGTCGACAAAGGGCCCCCTTCTTGGGAACAAGTTCTCCAGTCTGGCAAAGGGCATGTTTCTAGCAGCCCCGCCACTTATAATGGTATATTACCGGTCAATGTCTCAGATGGCTCCGATATGATTTCATCTTCTCAGTTAATTGATGTAGTTCAGAGTGCTTTGAACGATCTTGCTTCCTTGGGACGACCAGCGGAAGTTGATTCTTTTCTGCAATTTGTTAAGGCTAGATTCCCTTCCCTTAAGAATGTTCAGCTCCCCTGCATGTCAACAGACAAGGTGGAGGGGACAGCGTCCTCTCTTGAGGCATTTGAAGAACGCATGTATCTGTTGATCAAGAGATCTCCATCCGGTTTGAACAACTCAGATTCCCCAAATAAAGATGGAACCTTTTTAGCCACTGAAAGTGACACGGAAAGAAGTTGCGGTGCTGAATCTCTTTTGTTGGGTAAATACATTGCTGCGCTATCTAAAGAACCAACAGATTGTCCTTCAGCTTCACAGAATGCTCACTCTCGCAGTGATCAGATGCAGTCAGAAGCCAATAAATGGCATTTAGAACACGATAAATTTGGTCCTGCTGGTAGTGATGGGATTTATGTTTCTTCCTGTGGGCATGCAGTGCATCAAGGATGTCTTGATCGTTATTTATCATCACTCAGGGAAAG ATACATAAGAAGAATTGTGTTCGAAGGAGGGCACATTGTGGATCCAGATCAG GGCGAGTTTCTCTGTCCAGTGTGTAGAGGACTTTCCAATGCTGTCCTCCCAGTGTTGCCTGGAGATCTGAGAAAGATTCCTCAGCCTTCAGTTGTTTCAACTAGAAATTTCATGGATGTTGGTTTCCCTCCAACCTCATCAGACATGGTCGGTTCACTACGCCTTCAAAATGCGTTGTCACTTGTACAAACTGCCGCAAATGTTGCTGGAAGTAATGAGAGTCTAACAGCGTTTCCAGCGCGAAATGTGAGCATAATATCGAATCTTGAACCTATCCTTCGTTTGTTGTGTGGAGTGTACTATCCAGGCCAGGACAAGATTTTAGAAACTGGCAGGGTAAGCAACTCATTGATTCTATGGGATACACTAAGGTACTCCCTCATATCAACTGAAATTGCTGCTCGGTCAAGAAAGAGTTCATTGAGTTCAGATTACAGCCTTGGCACGTTGTATCGGGAACTTAACTCTTCTAGTGGTTTTATATTATCCTTGCTCATGCATGCTACTCAAAGCATTCGAACATCAAATTCTCTGACTGTCCTTTTAAGATTAAGAGGCATTCAGCTTTGTGCCAAGTCTTTATGCTGTGGCGCTTCTCCAAATGAGTATTCCAGTCACTTTTGTCAACGAGGAG GTAGTATGCTTTATATATTAGACAATGCTGAAGCAGAAGTTCAGTATCCAGACACCCAGTTATGGAGACGCCTGTCCGAGCCCGTCCTTGCCTGTGATGCCTTTTCATCATTAATGTGGACACTCTTCTGTCTTCCGTGGCCAATTTTATCTTGCAAGGAATCCTTTATGTCTCTTGTTCATGCTTTTTATACTGTTTCCGTGACTCAG GCTATACTTACTTATTACAGAAAAAAACAAGGCATTATATGTGGGTTGGGATGCCATGATTGTTTGATCACTGACATCTACAAAGCTGTGGGGGAATACGGAGAAGTTGTGCAGTGTTTTGATTCCTATTATGTTGATGCTACTTATGACATCTATGATTCGATCCGTAGCCTTACCTTTCCTTATTTGCGTAGATGTGTGTTACTTTGGAAACTAATAAATTGTTCAAATTCAATCCCATTCAACAATGGGATTCATACGTGGGGTGGATCTCAATATACAGAAGGTGCTGATAACCCTGCGGAAGAGCTTCCTGAGGTTGAAAAGCTTGAAAAGATGTTCGGCATTCCCCCATTTGGTGTCGTTATCGCTGATAAAGAATTGAGAGTCACAGCTTCGAGATGGATGCGCCATTTTTCCGAAGCGTTGAGATTTCATAAATCCCAGTGTCTAGTGAGATGTACTCCTTCAGTCCCTTTTAAACTGATGCTTTTACCTCATCTTTACCAGGATTTGTTGCAGAG GTATATAAAAAAACGTTGCCCTGACTGTGGAGCTTTAAAGGAGGAGCCTGCTTTGTGCTTGCTGTGTGGTAAATTGTGCTCACCTAGCTGGAAAACATGCTGCAG GGGAACTGGTTGTCAGACTCATGCGAGTGCCTGTGGTGCTGGTATTGGTGTATTCCTCTTGATAAGA AGAACTACTATCTTGCTTCAGAGATCTGCACGCCAGGCACCTTGGCCATCTCCCTACTTGGATGCATTTGGTGAAGAG GATGTTGAAATGCATAGAGGGAAGCCGTTGTTTTTGAATGAAGAACGATATGCAGCTTTGACTCATATG GTGGCTTCTCATGGGCTTGATCGAAGTTCAAAGGTGCTTCGGAAAACGACAACTGGCTCTTTTTTTGTGTTTTAG